The genomic DNA TGCGCGGCCTCAGGCAGCAGGCCCATGAGCGCCAGGGCGGTGATCGACTTGCCGCAGCCCGATTCGCCCACCAGGCCCAGCGTTTCGCCGCGCTGGAGCGCGAAGTCGATGCCGCGCACCGCGTCGGCCGCGCCGTGGTGCGTCTGCAGGCGGATGCGCAGATCGGTTACTTGCAGTAGGGGTATGGGTGCGGTCGGCATGTGGGGGACGGATCAGCGCTTGCGTGCCAGGCGCGGGTCGAGCAGATCGCGCAGGCCGTCGCCCAGCAGGTTCAGGCCCAGCACGGCCAGCGCAATCGCCACGCCGGGCCACACGGCCAGCAGCGGGGCCTGGAACATGAGGGTTTGCGCATCGCTGAGCATGCGGCCCCACGAGGGTTGCGGCGGCTGCGTGCCCAGGCCGAGGTACGACAGCGCGGCCTCGGCCAGGATGGCGATGGCGAACTGCACCGTGGCCTGCACGATCAGCACCGAGGCGATGTTGGGCAGCACATGTTCGAGCGTGATGCGCCAGCGGCCCTTGCCGCAGGCCCGCGCTGCCAGGATGAAATCGCGCGACCACACGGCGTTGGCCGATGCGCGCGTCACCCGCGCAAAGGTGGGAATGTTGAAGATGCCGATGGCGATGATCGAGTTGACGATGCCCGCGCCAAACACCGCCGTCAGCATGATGGCCGACAAAATCGCCGGAAACGCAAACGTGAAGTCGGCCAGCCGCATGATGGTTTCCTCCACCCAGCCGCGCCGCGCGGCGGCAATCAGCCCCAGCGCCACACCCAGGCCCATGCCAATGCCCACCGCAATCACGCCCACCAGCAGCGAGTTGCGCGCGCCCACCAGCAGCAGCGACGCCACGTCGCGGCCAAAGGCGTCGGTGCCCAGCCAGTGCTGGGCGCTGGGGGGCTGCAGCTTGGCGGGCAGGTCCATCTCATAGGGCGACCAGGGCGTCCAGACCAGCGACAGCGCTGCCGCGGCCAGCAGCAGCGCCACTAGCACGGCGCCCGCGACAAAGCTGCGGTGGCCCAGGGCGCGGCGCAGCCAGTGGGGGTGCGACGAGGGAATGGAGGATGAAAGCGCTGCGTTCATGGGTTGGTTGACAGCTTTTTGTGAAGCCTCTGGTGCTGGAAACCGGCGCGCCCGAAGGCCAGTGCCACCGTGGAACTGGCTCTGCCAGGCCACGGGTGGCGTCCCCCTGGGGGGATGGCGCGAAGCGACTCAGGGGGGCAGCTCATATATCGTTGGCCTTCACTCGGGGGTCGATCACCGCATACAAAAGGTCCACGAAGAAGTTGACCAGGACCACCATCGCCGCCAGCAGCATCACGCAGTTGCGCACCACGATCAGGTCGCGGTTGGCAATCGACTGGAAGATCAGCCGGCCCAGGCCGGGCAGATAAAACACGTTCTCCAC from Acidovorax sp. T1 includes the following:
- a CDS encoding ABC transporter permease; this encodes MNAALSSSIPSSHPHWLRRALGHRSFVAGAVLVALLLAAAALSLVWTPWSPYEMDLPAKLQPPSAQHWLGTDAFGRDVASLLLVGARNSLLVGVIAVGIGMGLGVALGLIAAARRGWVEETIMRLADFTFAFPAILSAIMLTAVFGAGIVNSIIAIGIFNIPTFARVTRASANAVWSRDFILAARACGKGRWRITLEHVLPNIASVLIVQATVQFAIAILAEAALSYLGLGTQPPQPSWGRMLSDAQTLMFQAPLLAVWPGVAIALAVLGLNLLGDGLRDLLDPRLARKR